Proteins from a genomic interval of Streptococcus sp. D7B5:
- the fmt gene encoding methionyl-tRNA formyltransferase has translation MTKLIFMGTPDFSATVLKGLLSDDCYEILAVVTQPDRAVGRKKVIQETPVKQAAKEAGLPIYQPEKLSGSPELEAIMNLGADGIVTAAFGQFLPSKLLDSMDFAVNVHASLLPKHRGGAPIHYALIQGDEEAGVTIMEMVKEMDAGDMISHRSIPITDEDNVGTLFEKLAIVGRDLLLDTLPAYIAGEIKPMPQDPSQVTFSPNIKPEEEKLDWNKTNRQLFNQIRGMNPWPVAHTFLKGDRFKIYEALPVEGQGAPGEILSIGKKELIVATAEGALSLKQVQPAGKPKMDIASFLNGVGRTLTVGERFGD, from the coding sequence ATGACAAAACTAATCTTTATGGGGACCCCTGATTTTTCAGCGACAGTTTTGAAGGGGTTGTTATCAGATGATTGTTACGAGATTCTAGCTGTTGTGACCCAGCCAGACCGCGCTGTCGGCCGTAAAAAAGTGATCCAAGAAACTCCAGTCAAGCAGGCTGCAAAAGAAGCAGGCCTTCCTATTTACCAACCAGAAAAATTATCTGGAAGCCCAGAGCTGGAAGCCATTATGAATTTAGGAGCGGATGGGATTGTGACCGCTGCTTTTGGGCAGTTCCTCCCAAGTAAACTTCTTGATAGCATGGACTTTGCGGTAAACGTTCACGCTTCCCTCCTTCCAAAACACCGTGGTGGTGCACCCATTCATTATGCCTTGATTCAAGGGGATGAGGAAGCTGGTGTGACCATTATGGAGATGGTTAAGGAAATGGATGCAGGAGATATGATTTCTCATCGTAGCATTCCTATCACTGATGAGGATAATGTCGGCACCTTGTTTGAGAAATTAGCGATTGTTGGTCGTGACTTGCTCTTGGATACCCTGCCTGCCTATATCGCTGGGGAGATCAAACCTATGCCTCAGGACCCAAGCCAGGTCACTTTCTCGCCAAATATCAAACCAGAGGAAGAAAAGTTGGACTGGAATAAGACTAACCGTCAACTCTTCAACCAAATCAGAGGGATGAATCCATGGCCTGTTGCCCACACTTTTCTCAAGGGAGACCGCTTTAAGATTTATGAAGCTCTACCAGTAGAAGGTCAGGGAGCTCCAGGTGAGATCCTCTCTATTGGTAAAAAGGAATTGATTGTCGCAACGGCAGAAGGGGCTCTGTCTCTCAAACAAGTGCAGCCAGCTGGTAAGCCTAAGATGGACATTGCTTCCTTCCTCAACGGAGTGGGACGGACGTTGACTGTAGGAGAACGATTTGGTGACTAA
- the rsmB gene encoding 16S rRNA (cytosine(967)-C(5))-methyltransferase RsmB, with translation MTKVETARSLALAVLEDVFINQAYSNIALNKHLKGSQLSVADKGLVTEIVYGTVARKLTLEWYLSHFIEDRDKLDNWLYILLLLSAYQLRYLDKIPNHAVVNEAVELAKARKKGSEKLVNAVLRRILREGWPDIDSIKRKNKRDSIAYSLPVWLVSKLKEEYGEERAQAIFKSLLVRSKASIRVADLSRKEEIKAVLEATDSPLAATGLVKEQGHFAGHDLFSEGAITIQDESSQLVAPTLDLQGDEQVLDACAAPGGKTAHMASYLTSGKVTALDLYDHKLDLIQENAERLGVADRVQTQKLDARKVHEFFGRDSFDKILVDAPCSGIGLLRRKPDIKYNKETADFTSLQEIQLEILGSVCQTLRKGGIITYSTCTIVSEENFQVVEAFLESHPEFEQVKLEHECKDILKDGCILITPELYGSDGFFISQFRKISE, from the coding sequence GTGACTAAAGTAGAAACGGCTAGAAGTCTAGCTTTGGCAGTTCTAGAGGATGTTTTTATCAACCAAGCATACTCCAATATTGCCTTAAACAAACACCTTAAAGGCAGTCAACTCTCAGTAGCAGATAAGGGGTTGGTGACAGAGATTGTCTACGGTACGGTAGCCCGAAAACTGACTCTGGAATGGTACCTGTCCCACTTTATCGAAGACCGGGATAAGCTAGATAACTGGCTCTATATCCTGCTCCTTCTGAGCGCTTACCAACTTCGGTATCTGGATAAGATTCCTAATCACGCTGTAGTCAATGAAGCGGTAGAACTAGCCAAAGCCCGTAAAAAAGGCAGTGAAAAATTAGTCAACGCCGTCCTTCGTCGTATCTTGCGAGAAGGCTGGCCAGATATTGACAGCATCAAACGAAAAAATAAGCGTGATTCCATTGCCTATTCTCTCCCAGTTTGGCTAGTGTCTAAGCTCAAGGAAGAATACGGTGAAGAGCGAGCACAAGCCATCTTTAAAAGTCTCTTGGTGCGCAGCAAAGCCAGTATTCGTGTAGCCGATTTGAGCCGAAAAGAGGAAATCAAAGCCGTGTTAGAGGCGACCGATTCCCCTTTGGCAGCCACTGGTCTGGTCAAGGAGCAGGGACACTTTGCGGGACATGATTTGTTTTCAGAGGGTGCTATAACCATCCAAGACGAGTCCAGTCAACTGGTTGCTCCGACTCTTGATCTACAAGGTGATGAACAGGTCCTAGATGCCTGTGCCGCTCCGGGTGGGAAAACAGCCCATATGGCTTCTTACCTCACATCCGGTAAGGTGACGGCTTTGGATCTTTATGATCATAAGTTGGACTTGATCCAAGAAAATGCGGAGCGTTTAGGTGTGGCAGATCGGGTTCAAACACAAAAGTTGGATGCCAGAAAAGTGCATGAGTTTTTTGGTCGGGACTCTTTTGATAAGATTTTGGTAGATGCTCCCTGTTCTGGGATTGGACTTTTACGCCGCAAACCAGACATCAAATACAATAAAGAAACAGCAGATTTCACATCCTTACAGGAAATTCAGCTGGAAATATTAGGTAGTGTTTGTCAAACGCTACGAAAAGGTGGTATAATAACTTATAGTACCTGTACTATTGTCTCTGAGGAGAACTTTCAAGTCGTTGAGGCGTTTTTAGAAAGTCATCCCGAGTTCGAGCAGGTTAAACTAGAACACGAATGTAAAGATATCCTGAAAGATGGCTGCATCCTGATCACTCCTGAATTGTATGGAAGTGATGGATTCTTTATCAGCCAATTTCGCAAGATATCAGAATAG
- a CDS encoding Stp1/IreP family PP2C-type Ser/Thr phosphatase: MEIALLTDVGQKRTNNQDYVNHFVNRAGRTMIILADGMGGHRAGNIASEMAVTDLGVAWVDTQIDSVNEVREWFAHYLEIENQKIHQLGQDEAYRGMGTTLEAVAFIDNQAIYAHIGDSRIGLIRGEEYHQLTSDHSLVNELLKAGQLTPEEAETHPQKNIITQSIGQKDEIQPDFGMITLESGDYLLLNSDGLTNMISASEIYDIVTSDISLADKAATLIRFANNAGGLDNITVALVYMNEEAAE, encoded by the coding sequence ATGGAAATAGCATTATTAACAGATGTTGGTCAGAAACGGACAAATAATCAGGACTATGTCAATCACTTTGTCAACCGAGCAGGACGCACTATGATCATCTTGGCTGACGGGATGGGAGGACACCGTGCAGGAAATATCGCTAGTGAGATGGCGGTAACAGACCTTGGTGTGGCTTGGGTGGATACCCAAATTGACTCAGTCAATGAAGTTCGTGAGTGGTTTGCCCATTACCTGGAGATTGAAAATCAAAAAATTCATCAACTAGGTCAGGACGAAGCCTACAGAGGCATGGGAACAACGCTAGAAGCTGTTGCTTTTATTGACAACCAAGCCATCTATGCTCATATTGGAGATTCTCGTATCGGTTTGATTCGTGGAGAAGAATACCACCAGTTGACGAGTGACCATTCCTTGGTTAATGAATTGCTCAAGGCTGGTCAATTGACTCCAGAAGAAGCAGAAACTCACCCTCAAAAGAATATCATCACCCAGTCTATCGGACAAAAAGATGAAATCCAGCCAGATTTTGGGATGATTACACTGGAGTCAGGAGATTATCTCTTGCTCAATAGTGATGGTTTGACCAATATGATTTCGGCAAGCGAGATTTATGATATCGTAACCAGCGATATTTCCCTAGCAGACAAGGCGGCAACCCTCATTCGTTTCGCTAACAATGCAGGAGGTTTAGACAACATTACGGTTGCCCTTGTTTACATGAACGAGGAGGCAGCAGAATGA
- the pknB gene encoding Stk1 family PASTA domain-containing Ser/Thr kinase, protein MIQIGKIFAGRYRIVKQIGRGGMADVYLAKDLILDGEEVAVKVLRTNYQTDPIAVARFQREARAMADLDHPHIVRITDIGEEDGQQYLAMEYVAGLDLKRYIKEHYPLSNEEAVRIMGQILLAMRLAHTRGIVHRDLKPQNILLTPDGTAKVTDFGIAVAFAETSLTQTNSMLGSVHYLSPEQARGSKATFQSDIYAMGIIFYEMLTGHIPYDGDSAVTIALQHFQKPLPSVIAENPSVPQALENVVIKATAKKLSDRYQSVSEMYVDLSTSLSYNRRNEPKLVFDDASKADTKTLPKVPQSTLTSIPKAPAQEERPQPKKPTQPVAEPAPAPKPAKKRKFKARYMILLASLLLVAASLVWILSRTPATIAIPDVAGQTVAEAKEALKKSKFEAGEEKSEASDTVAEGRVIRTDPEAGSGRKEGTKVNLIVSSGKQSFQLSNYVGRKYTEVVAELKEKKVPENLIKMEEEESSESEPGTVLRQTPASGSTYDLSKATTITLTVAKKVTSVSMPNYIGSSLEFTKNNLTQIVGVKEANIEVVEVSTAPEGTAEGTVVSQTPRAGEQVDLASTRIKLSIYKPKTPPSTSSSNPAQRGNQGSTTTPNQGNQQGNQQGNTPSSSSSNSEGTHESSRD, encoded by the coding sequence ATGATCCAAATCGGCAAGATTTTTGCCGGGCGGTATCGGATTGTCAAGCAGATTGGTCGAGGAGGCATGGCAGATGTATACTTGGCCAAGGATTTGATCCTAGACGGGGAAGAAGTGGCAGTGAAGGTCCTGAGGACCAACTACCAGACGGACCCGATTGCTGTGGCACGTTTCCAGCGGGAAGCGAGAGCCATGGCGGATCTGGACCATCCTCATATCGTTCGGATAACAGATATTGGTGAGGAAGACGGTCAACAGTACCTGGCTATGGAATACGTAGCAGGCCTTGACCTCAAGCGTTATATCAAAGAACACTATCCTCTTTCAAATGAAGAAGCGGTTCGGATTATGGGGCAAATCCTCTTGGCCATGCGCTTAGCCCATACTCGAGGAATCGTTCACCGGGATTTGAAACCTCAAAATATCCTCTTGACACCTGACGGCACAGCTAAGGTCACGGACTTTGGGATTGCCGTAGCCTTTGCGGAGACTAGTCTGACCCAGACAAACTCAATGTTAGGCTCTGTTCATTATTTGTCACCTGAGCAAGCGCGTGGTTCTAAAGCTACTTTCCAGAGCGATATCTATGCGATGGGGATTATCTTCTATGAAATGCTGACGGGACATATCCCTTATGATGGGGATAGCGCGGTGACCATCGCCCTCCAGCATTTCCAGAAGCCACTTCCGTCCGTCATAGCTGAAAACCCATCTGTCCCTCAGGCTTTAGAAAATGTTGTCATCAAGGCAACTGCTAAGAAGCTGTCAGATCGTTATCAGTCTGTTTCAGAAATGTATGTGGACTTGTCAACTAGCTTGTCTTATAATCGTCGCAATGAACCGAAGCTGGTCTTTGACGATGCGAGTAAGGCAGACACTAAGACTTTACCTAAAGTCCCACAAAGTACACTGACATCGATTCCTAAAGCTCCGGCGCAAGAAGAACGCCCTCAGCCAAAGAAACCAACTCAACCAGTGGCAGAACCGGCTCCAGCGCCAAAACCAGCCAAGAAACGGAAGTTTAAGGCTCGCTATATGATTCTTTTGGCCAGTCTTCTATTGGTTGCAGCCTCTTTGGTTTGGATTTTGTCAAGGACACCAGCAACGATTGCTATTCCTGACGTAGCTGGACAAACCGTTGCAGAGGCTAAGGAAGCTCTTAAAAAATCCAAGTTTGAAGCCGGTGAAGAAAAGTCAGAGGCCAGCGATACCGTAGCAGAAGGACGTGTTATTCGAACGGATCCAGAAGCTGGTAGCGGCCGAAAAGAAGGAACCAAGGTCAATTTGATTGTTTCTTCTGGTAAGCAATCCTTCCAATTGAGCAATTATGTCGGACGTAAGTATACGGAAGTTGTAGCTGAACTCAAGGAGAAGAAGGTTCCTGAAAATCTAATCAAGATGGAAGAGGAAGAATCCAGCGAAAGCGAACCTGGAACCGTCCTCAGACAGACCCCTGCATCGGGTTCGACTTATGATCTCTCAAAAGCTACTACGATTACCTTAACAGTGGCTAAGAAGGTGACTAGTGTCAGCATGCCGAACTACATTGGTTCAAGTCTCGAGTTTACAAAGAATAACTTGACTCAGATTGTCGGTGTGAAGGAAGCAAATATTGAGGTTGTAGAAGTATCGACTGCTCCTGAAGGAACGGCAGAAGGAACTGTTGTAAGTCAAACGCCAAGAGCAGGAGAACAGGTTGATCTTGCAAGTACGCGTATCAAACTTTCTATCTACAAACCAAAAACACCACCATCAACTTCATCCTCTAATCCTGCCCAACGTGGAAACCAGGGTTCTACAACCACTCCAAACCAGGGGAACCAACAAGGAAATCAACAAGGGAACACTCCTTCTAGCAGTTCATCCAATAGTGAAGGAACTCACGAAAGTTCTCGAGATTAA
- a CDS encoding threonine/serine exporter family protein translates to MDESRELNAVIDVIMLAGTILLKSGSEIHRVEDTMIRIAHSQGIMDCNVLAMPAAIFFSIENTNISRMKRVTSSSYNIEKVCDVNQVSRELVGGQIDLSTAFKKLKEIGNQALPYTKFQVTVAATLSAPFFSIMFGGNVYDAFGAAIATLFGFAFSLYVEKFVRIPFVTAFAGAFVFGLIAQFWARYTGFPSTADLIIAGAVMPFVPGIALTNAVRDIMTNHINSGMSKMFESLLITLALGAGTSVALVLMT, encoded by the coding sequence ATGGACGAATCGAGAGAGTTGAATGCCGTCATTGATGTGATTATGCTAGCAGGAACCATTCTCCTGAAAAGTGGCTCAGAGATTCATCGGGTTGAGGATACTATGATCCGTATTGCCCATTCGCAGGGAATAATGGATTGCAATGTTCTTGCCATGCCCGCAGCTATTTTCTTTTCTATCGAAAACACCAATATTTCTCGGATGAAACGGGTGACCTCATCCTCTTATAATATTGAAAAAGTTTGCGATGTCAACCAAGTATCACGGGAGCTTGTCGGAGGGCAGATTGATCTCTCGACAGCCTTTAAAAAGCTGAAAGAAATCGGCAATCAAGCCCTTCCTTATACCAAGTTCCAAGTAACCGTAGCAGCGACCCTCAGTGCCCCTTTCTTCTCGATTATGTTTGGGGGCAATGTCTATGACGCTTTTGGCGCAGCTATTGCGACCTTATTTGGATTTGCCTTCTCTCTCTACGTAGAGAAGTTTGTCCGCATTCCTTTTGTAACGGCCTTTGCGGGTGCCTTTGTTTTCGGATTGATCGCCCAGTTCTGGGCCCGCTATACAGGATTTCCTTCGACGGCAGACCTGATTATAGCAGGAGCGGTCATGCCCTTTGTTCCAGGGATTGCTCTGACAAATGCGGTACGGGATATCATGACCAACCATATCAACTCTGGTATGAGCAAGATGTTTGAATCTTTGCTCATTACCCTCGCTTTAGGGGCTGGCACCTCTGTCGCCCTGGTTTTGATGACATAA
- a CDS encoding threonine/serine exporter family protein → MTLTSILLQAVASLLAIITFLIVLNVQRSMLLPGGILGMGVWLLYLVLKEPTNVIVATFIAAVIGSCISQILSIVYKTPAVVFVLAILAPLVPGYLSYRTTAFFVTGDYSHAIASATLVVMLALVISIGMASGTVILKLYYYIRKQRGISS, encoded by the coding sequence ATGACTCTAACAAGTATTTTGCTCCAAGCAGTGGCGAGTTTACTCGCCATTATCACCTTTCTAATCGTACTGAATGTTCAACGCTCCATGCTCCTACCTGGTGGTATTTTGGGAATGGGCGTTTGGCTCCTCTATCTCGTGCTCAAAGAACCAACCAATGTTATTGTCGCGACCTTTATCGCAGCAGTAATTGGCTCTTGCATCAGCCAGATTTTAAGTATTGTCTATAAGACACCAGCGGTAGTTTTTGTCTTGGCCATTCTTGCTCCCTTGGTGCCGGGTTATTTATCCTATCGAACGACAGCTTTCTTTGTGACAGGCGATTACAGCCATGCTATTGCCAGCGCGACTTTGGTGGTTATGTTAGCTCTTGTTATTTCTATTGGAATGGCAAGTGGAACGGTAATTCTAAAGCTTTATTACTACATCCGAAAACAACGAGGAATCTCTTCCTAA
- a CDS encoding hydroxymethylglutaryl-CoA synthase, with the protein MTIGIDKIGFATSQYVLKLQDLAEARGVDPEKFSKGLLLNEISIAPLTEDIVTLAASASNSILTDKEKEEIDMVIVATESGIDQSKAAAVFVHGLLGIQPFARSFEIKEACYGATAALHYAKLHVENSPESKVLVIASDIAKYGVGTPGEPTQGAGSVAMLITQNPRIMAFNNDNVAQTRDIMDFWRPNYSSTPYVNGMYSTQQYLDCLTTTWDEYKKRYDWTMDDFAAICFHLPYPKLALKGLRKMMDKNLSQEKQDSLQENFDKSILYSQMIGNIYTGSLFLGLLSLLENAETLKAGDKIALYSYGSGAVSEFFSGELVEGYETYLDKDRLSKLKQRTALSVVDYEKVFFEDLQLDESGSAQFAGYEHQDYALVEIVDHQRRYSKVEK; encoded by the coding sequence ATGACAATCGGTATTGATAAGATTGGTTTTGCGACCAGTCAATATGTCTTGAAATTACAAGACTTAGCAGAAGCGAGGGGAGTTGATCCCGAAAAATTTAGCAAGGGACTCTTGTTAAATGAAATTAGTATTGCGCCACTGACTGAGGACATTGTTACCTTGGCAGCTAGTGCAAGCAACTCTATCCTCACAGACAAAGAAAAAGAAGAAATCGATATGGTCATCGTGGCGACCGAGTCAGGAATTGACCAGAGTAAGGCGGCAGCAGTCTTTGTTCATGGTCTGTTAGGCATTCAGCCTTTCGCCCGTAGCTTTGAAATCAAAGAAGCCTGCTATGGAGCAACAGCTGCCCTCCATTATGCTAAATTGCATGTGGAAAATTCTCCAGAGTCTAAGGTTTTGGTCATCGCTAGTGATATTGCCAAGTATGGTGTGGGAACTCCAGGCGAACCAACTCAGGGTGCTGGAAGTGTAGCGATGCTAATCACTCAAAATCCACGCATCATGGCCTTTAACAATGATAATGTTGCCCAAACGAGAGACATCATGGATTTCTGGCGTCCGAACTACTCAAGCACTCCTTATGTAAACGGCATGTACTCGACCCAACAGTACCTTGATTGCCTGACAACGACTTGGGATGAGTATAAGAAACGCTACGATTGGACTATGGATGACTTTGCGGCTATCTGCTTCCACTTGCCTTATCCTAAGTTGGCCCTAAAAGGCTTGCGCAAGATGATGGACAAGAACTTATCTCAAGAAAAACAGGATAGTTTGCAAGAAAACTTTGATAAGTCCATCCTCTATAGTCAGATGATTGGGAATATCTACACGGGTTCCCTCTTCCTCGGTCTCCTTTCTCTTTTGGAAAATGCAGAGACTTTGAAGGCTGGCGATAAAATTGCCCTCTACAGTTACGGAAGTGGAGCTGTTTCAGAGTTCTTTAGTGGAGAACTGGTAGAAGGTTATGAAACTTACCTTGATAAGGATCGCTTGAGCAAACTCAAACAACGTACAGCATTGTCAGTTGTAGACTATGAAAAAGTCTTCTTCGAAGACTTGCAGTTGGATGAGTCTGGCTCAGCTCAATTTGCAGGTTATGAACATCAAGACTATGCCTTGGTGGAGATTGTCGACCACCAACGCCGTTATAGCAAGGTTGAAAAATAA
- a CDS encoding hydroxymethylglutaryl-CoA reductase, degradative gives MKISWNGFSKKSYQERLELLRAQALLSPEKQTSLEQDEQISLAVADQLSENVVGTFSLPYSIIPELLVNGQDYTVPYVTEEPSVVAASSYASKIIKRAGGFTAQVHERQMIGQVALYQVADPEQAQEKIASKKAELLELANQAYPSIVKRGGGARDLHVEQIKGETDFLVVYLHVDTQEAMGANMLNTMLESLKPVLEELSQGQSLMGILSNYATDSLVTASCRIAFRYLSPQRDQGREIAEKIALASQFAQADPYRAATHNKGIFNGIDAILIATGNDWRAIEAGAHAFASRDGHYQGLSRWSLDRDTEELVGQMTLPMPVATKGGSIGLNPRVALSHELLGNPSAKELAQIIVSIGLAQNFAALKALVSTGIQQGHMKLQAKSLALLAGASESEVAPLVERLIADKTFNLETAQRYLENLRS, from the coding sequence ATGAAGATAAGTTGGAATGGATTTTCTAAAAAATCATACCAAGAGCGCCTGGAGTTGTTGCGAGCTCAGGCGCTCCTTAGTCCTGAAAAGCAAACCAGTCTGGAGCAGGATGAACAAATCAGCTTGGCAGTTGCAGATCAGCTGAGTGAGAATGTGGTAGGAACTTTTTCTCTGCCTTATTCCATCATTCCAGAGCTTTTGGTGAACGGTCAGGACTACACAGTTCCCTATGTGACAGAAGAACCGTCTGTGGTTGCTGCATCCAGCTATGCCAGCAAAATCATCAAGCGAGCAGGCGGCTTTACTGCTCAAGTACATGAGCGCCAGATGATCGGTCAGGTAGCCCTTTATCAAGTTGCTGATCCTGAACAAGCGCAAGAAAAGATTGCCAGCAAGAAAGCGGAGCTCTTGGAACTTGCCAATCAAGCCTATCCTTCTATCGTCAAACGTGGTGGCGGCGCGCGTGATTTGCATGTAGAGCAGATCAAAGGTGAAACAGACTTTCTCGTTGTCTATCTCCATGTCGATACCCAGGAAGCTATGGGAGCCAATATGCTCAACACCATGCTGGAATCCTTGAAGCCAGTCTTAGAAGAACTCAGTCAAGGACAAAGCCTTATGGGAATTTTGTCCAACTACGCGACCGATTCTCTGGTGACTGCGAGTTGTCGCATCGCCTTTCGCTACTTGAGTCCCCAAAGGGATCAAGGACGAGAAATTGCTGAGAAAATAGCCTTGGCTAGTCAGTTTGCGCAGGCAGATCCTTACCGAGCGGCTACTCACAATAAAGGGATTTTTAATGGTATCGATGCCATTTTGATTGCCACTGGTAATGACTGGCGTGCCATCGAAGCTGGGGCCCATGCCTTTGCCAGTCGAGATGGACACTATCAAGGTCTCAGTCGATGGAGTCTAGATAGGGACACAGAAGAATTGGTCGGCCAGATGACCCTACCTATGCCTGTAGCGACCAAGGGTGGCTCTATCGGACTCAACCCTCGTGTAGCCCTCAGTCATGAACTACTAGGAAATCCTTCAGCCAAGGAATTAGCTCAGATTATCGTGTCCATCGGTCTTGCCCAAAACTTTGCGGCTCTCAAAGCCTTGGTCAGTACGGGCATCCAGCAAGGCCACATGAAATTGCAGGCCAAATCCCTAGCTCTCCTAGCAGGTGCTAGTGAGTCCGAGGTTGCTCCCCTCGTTGAGCGACTCATCGCAGATAAAACCTTTAACTTAGAGACAGCCCAGCGCTATCTAGAAAACTTAAGATCATAA
- a CDS encoding LacI family DNA-binding transcriptional regulator — MVAKLTDVAKLAGVSPTTVSRVINKKGYLSEKTILKVNEAMRELGYKPNNLARSLQGKSAKLIGLIFPNISNVFYAELIDKLEHQLFKNGYKTIICNSEHDSKKEREYIEMLEANQVDGIISGSHNLGIEDYNRVTAPIISFDRNLSPDIPVVSSDNYGGGVLAAQTLVKTGAQSIIMITGNDNSNSPTGLRHAGFASVLPKAPIINVSSDFSPVRKEMEIKNILTHQKPDAIFASDDLTAILVIKIAQELGISVPEELKVIGYDGTYFIENYYPQLATIKQPLEEIAQLTVDLLLQKIEGKEVATTGYFLPVTLLPGKSI; from the coding sequence ATGGTCGCAAAACTAACTGATGTCGCAAAACTTGCTGGTGTCAGCCCTACTACCGTTTCTCGGGTTATCAATAAAAAAGGTTATCTGTCTGAAAAAACCATTCTCAAGGTCAATGAAGCCATGAGAGAATTGGGCTATAAGCCCAACAATTTAGCTCGTAGCCTCCAAGGAAAATCAGCTAAGTTGATTGGCTTAATTTTCCCAAATATTTCCAATGTTTTCTATGCAGAATTGATTGATAAGTTGGAACACCAACTCTTTAAAAATGGATACAAGACCATCATCTGTAACAGCGAGCACGACTCTAAGAAGGAACGGGAGTACATCGAAATGCTAGAGGCCAATCAGGTCGACGGTATCATTTCTGGTAGTCATAACTTGGGAATTGAAGACTACAATCGTGTAACAGCGCCAATCATTTCCTTTGACCGAAACTTGTCTCCAGACATTCCTGTTGTCTCCTCTGACAACTACGGTGGCGGGGTTCTCGCTGCCCAAACCTTGGTCAAGACAGGTGCCCAGTCTATTATCATGATTACAGGGAATGACAATTCCAATTCGCCTACTGGACTGCGTCATGCTGGTTTTGCCTCTGTACTCCCAAAAGCGCCTATTATCAATGTTTCGAGTGACTTTTCTCCCGTCAGAAAGGAAATGGAAATCAAGAATATCTTGACTCATCAGAAACCAGATGCTATCTTTGCTTCAGATGATCTGACAGCCATCTTGGTTATCAAAATAGCTCAGGAACTGGGAATCTCTGTTCCTGAAGAGCTCAAAGTCATCGGCTATGATGGGACTTACTTTATCGAAAACTACTACCCTCAACTGGCGACCATCAAGCAACCCTTGGAAGAGATTGCCCAACTCACTGTTGATCTTCTCTTGCAGAAGATCGAAGGCAAGGAAGTCGCGACAACTGGTTACTTCTTACCAGTCACCCTATTACCTGGAAAAAGTATTTAA